A window of Marinobacter salarius contains these coding sequences:
- a CDS encoding enoyl-CoA hydratase-related protein, whose translation MNYEDILYDENNGVATITINRPDRYNAFRGLTCMELLDAFNRAGWNKDIGVIVFTGAGEKAFCTGGDQGAHEGQYDGRGLIGLPVEELQRTIREVPKPVIARVNGFAIGGGQVLHVICDLSIASETAVFGQVGPKVGSVDPGFGTAYLARVVGEKRAREIWYLCRKYSAQQALDWGLVNAVVPPEQLDQEVQKWCEEILEKSPTALTIAKRSFNADSDNIAGIGALGMQALSLYYDTEESKEGVKAFKEKRKPEFRKYYK comes from the coding sequence ATGAATTACGAAGACATCCTGTACGACGAAAACAATGGCGTCGCCACCATCACCATTAACCGGCCGGACCGTTACAACGCTTTCCGCGGCCTGACCTGCATGGAGCTGCTGGACGCTTTCAACCGCGCCGGCTGGAACAAGGACATCGGCGTCATCGTGTTCACCGGCGCCGGTGAAAAAGCCTTCTGCACCGGCGGTGACCAGGGCGCCCACGAAGGCCAGTACGACGGCCGCGGTCTGATTGGCCTGCCGGTGGAAGAGCTGCAACGCACCATCCGCGAAGTACCCAAGCCGGTGATCGCCCGGGTCAACGGTTTCGCCATCGGCGGCGGCCAGGTGCTGCACGTGATCTGTGATCTGAGCATTGCCTCGGAAACCGCCGTCTTTGGTCAGGTCGGCCCGAAAGTCGGCTCGGTGGATCCCGGCTTCGGCACCGCTTACCTGGCGCGGGTTGTCGGTGAGAAGCGCGCCCGGGAAATCTGGTACCTGTGCCGCAAGTACAGTGCACAGCAGGCACTGGATTGGGGCCTGGTCAACGCCGTGGTGCCACCGGAGCAGCTGGACCAGGAAGTACAGAAGTGGTGTGAGGAAATCCTGGAGAAGAGCCCCACCGCTCTCACCATCGCCAAGCGCTCGTTCAACGCCGACAGCGACAACATTGCCGGCATCGGCGCCCTCGGCATGCAGGCCCTGAGCCTTTACTACGACACCGAGGAATCCAAAGAAGGCGTGAAGGCCTTCAAGGAAAAGCGTAAGCCAGAATTTCGCAAGTACTACAAGTAA
- a CDS encoding electron transfer flavoprotein subunit beta/FixA family protein: MKVLVAVKRVIDYNVKVRVKPDNTGVDLANVKMAMNPFCEIAVEEAVRLKEKGVASEIVVVSIGPKACQEQIRTALALGADRGIHIETDEEVQSLEAAKLLKSVVEKEEPKLVILGKQSIDSDNNQTGQMLAALTGMGQGTFASEVVVEGDKVNVTREVDGGLMTVALNLPAVVTTDLRLNEPRYASLPNIMKAKKKPLDSMSPADLGVELAPRLSTLKVEAPAARQAGVKVADVAELVDKLKNEAKVI; the protein is encoded by the coding sequence ATGAAGGTTCTGGTCGCTGTAAAACGAGTTATCGACTACAACGTAAAGGTGCGCGTCAAGCCGGACAACACCGGCGTTGATCTCGCCAACGTCAAAATGGCAATGAACCCATTCTGCGAAATCGCTGTTGAAGAAGCGGTTCGCCTGAAAGAGAAGGGTGTTGCCAGCGAAATCGTGGTGGTATCCATCGGCCCGAAGGCCTGCCAGGAGCAAATCCGTACCGCTCTGGCTCTGGGTGCCGACCGTGGTATCCACATCGAAACAGACGAAGAGGTTCAGTCTCTCGAAGCGGCCAAGCTGCTCAAGAGCGTGGTTGAGAAAGAAGAGCCCAAGCTGGTCATTCTCGGCAAACAGTCCATCGATTCCGACAACAACCAGACCGGCCAGATGCTCGCTGCGCTGACCGGTATGGGGCAGGGCACCTTTGCCTCGGAAGTGGTTGTTGAAGGCGACAAGGTAAACGTTACCCGTGAGGTAGACGGCGGCCTGATGACCGTTGCCCTGAATCTGCCTGCGGTGGTGACCACCGATCTGCGCCTGAACGAGCCGCGTTATGCTTCCCTGCCGAACATCATGAAGGCCAAGAAGAAGCCGCTGGACTCCATGAGCCCGGCTGACCTGGGTGTTGAGCTTGCTCCGCGTCTTTCTACCCTGAAGGTAGAGGCTCCGGCCGCTCGCCAGGCAGGCGTGAAGGTTGCTGACGTGGCTGAGCTGGTGGACAAACTGAAGAACGAAGCGAAGGTGATCTGA
- a CDS encoding electron transfer flavoprotein subunit alpha/FixB family protein: MSILVIAEHDNSELKQATLNVVAAARAIGGDIDVLVAGENCGAVGQAAAKADGVSKVMVADNAVYGHFLGENLGELVAEVGKSYSHILAAAGTVGKDFMPRVAALLDVAQVSDIMRVESEDTFVRPIYAGNAIATVKSTDSIKVITVRPTAFDPVAGEGGSATVEALDVVKDAGLSQFVNEELAKSDRPDLASAGIVVSGGRGMQNGENFKMLEQVADLIGAAVGASRAAVDAGFVPNDMQVGQTGKIVAPQLYIAVGISGAIQHLAGMSDSKVIVAINKDEEAPIFQVADYGLVADLFEAIPELQRAL; this comes from the coding sequence ATGAGCATCCTTGTAATTGCTGAACATGACAACAGCGAGCTGAAGCAGGCGACGCTGAACGTTGTGGCTGCTGCCAGGGCCATCGGTGGCGATATCGACGTACTGGTTGCCGGCGAGAACTGCGGTGCAGTAGGACAGGCGGCAGCGAAGGCCGATGGCGTTAGCAAGGTAATGGTTGCTGACAACGCCGTGTATGGCCACTTTCTGGGTGAAAACCTGGGGGAGCTGGTTGCCGAGGTAGGTAAGAGCTACAGTCATATCCTGGCCGCCGCCGGCACCGTTGGCAAGGATTTCATGCCGCGGGTTGCTGCGCTGCTGGACGTTGCCCAGGTATCCGACATCATGCGTGTGGAGTCCGAAGACACCTTCGTTCGCCCGATCTACGCCGGCAACGCCATTGCCACTGTCAAATCCACGGACAGCATCAAGGTGATCACAGTCCGCCCGACTGCCTTTGATCCGGTTGCCGGTGAAGGTGGCTCCGCCACGGTTGAAGCCCTGGACGTTGTAAAAGACGCAGGCCTGTCCCAGTTCGTTAATGAAGAACTGGCCAAGTCTGACCGTCCTGACCTGGCAAGTGCCGGTATCGTGGTTTCCGGTGGCCGTGGCATGCAGAACGGCGAAAACTTCAAGATGCTGGAGCAGGTAGCTGATCTGATAGGTGCCGCTGTTGGTGCGTCCCGCGCCGCGGTCGACGCCGGCTTCGTACCCAACGACATGCAGGTCGGCCAGACCGGCAAGATCGTTGCGCCACAGCTGTACATCGCCGTTGGTATCTCCGGTGCCATCCAGCACCTGGCCGGCATGTCGGATTCCAAGGTGATCGTTGCGATCAACAAGGACGAGGAAGCTCCGATCTTCCAAGTGGCCGACTATGGCTTAGTCGCAGATCTATTCGAAGCGATTCCTGAACTGCAGCGAGCATTGTAA
- a CDS encoding MarR family winged helix-turn-helix transcriptional regulator, producing MIVNESGGIPNRLFFRLFQTGNILQRKVQNEMGISAVQWAVLGALSREGFEDGTSFHQLKEYLYVSRQSLDGVLKRMERDGHVTRIPDPQDRRARLVVLTESGRTFWYRLQDTIAEFYRQAMRGMSFDDGASLLHLLKKLQHELIDVSLESTVPEHNDTENLEAE from the coding sequence ATGATCGTCAACGAATCCGGAGGCATACCCAACCGGCTGTTTTTTCGCCTGTTCCAGACTGGAAACATTTTGCAGCGCAAGGTTCAGAATGAGATGGGCATCAGTGCTGTGCAATGGGCGGTACTGGGTGCATTGTCTCGAGAAGGATTCGAAGACGGTACCTCATTCCATCAACTGAAAGAGTACCTTTACGTCAGTCGCCAAAGCCTCGATGGCGTCCTCAAACGAATGGAAAGGGATGGGCATGTCACTCGGATACCGGACCCCCAAGACCGCCGGGCTCGACTGGTAGTACTGACCGAATCTGGTCGGACTTTCTGGTACCGACTGCAAGATACTATTGCGGAGTTTTACCGACAGGCCATGCGAGGGATGAGTTTTGACGACGGCGCCAGCCTGCTTCACCTTCTGAAAAAACTTCAGCACGAACTTATTGACGTTTCGCTGGAATCGACCGTCCCAGAACATAATGATACTGAGAATCTCGAAGCCGAATAA
- a CDS encoding GGDEF domain-containing protein — MPARTDPLTSIANIQSFRAGLERSIKRLSRYDQHFTLISIDLENFKPINDDYGHAEGAKCSKSWGYSQVRPS, encoded by the coding sequence TTGCCCGCCCGGACAGATCCTCTCACGTCCATTGCTAACATCCAGAGCTTTCGGGCAGGGCTTGAACGCTCCATCAAACGTCTTTCTCGATACGATCAGCATTTCACGCTAATCAGTATTGATCTGGAAAATTTCAAGCCGATTAACGATGACTACGGCCACGCAGAGGGGGCAAAGTGCTCAAAGTCGTGGGGGTACTCTCAGGTCCGGCCTTCGTAG
- the aliB gene encoding cyclohexanecarboxyl-CoA dehydrogenase has translation MNFAFNEEQNAIRDVVARFSAEVLAPGYRKRDQEGVIEKDVIRQLGEMGLLGGELPEEFGGSGMDCVTSGLIIEEISKGDFNVGYIPLLTSLNGQIIASHAARDLAKEWLHGMTSGQKVACIALTEPHGGSDAANLRLKAEKKGDVYVLNGEKTSISMADQADVAVVFARTGTVEQRASGISAFLVPMDTPGITTTRFEDNGQRAIGRGSIFFDNVEVPAVNMMGDEGKGFKQVMQGFDYSRALIGLQCLAVAQQSLEEAWQWLTERTAFGQNLSAFQGLTHPLAEYQTYVHAARMQCYHALWLKDNNQPHNAEAAMNKWWGPKLAFDVVKQCLLAHGHTGWGEDLPFAQRLRDVLGLQIGDGTAQIMKNIIVREYLPR, from the coding sequence ATGAATTTCGCATTTAATGAAGAACAGAACGCGATACGCGACGTTGTGGCCCGCTTCAGCGCCGAGGTGCTGGCTCCGGGTTATCGCAAGCGCGACCAGGAAGGGGTTATCGAAAAGGATGTCATCCGCCAGCTCGGCGAGATGGGCCTGCTCGGCGGCGAGCTGCCCGAGGAATTCGGTGGCAGCGGCATGGACTGCGTTACCAGTGGCCTGATCATCGAGGAAATCTCCAAAGGGGATTTCAATGTCGGTTATATCCCGCTGCTGACTTCCCTGAACGGTCAGATCATTGCCAGCCACGCTGCACGGGACCTGGCGAAGGAGTGGCTGCACGGCATGACCAGCGGCCAGAAAGTGGCCTGCATCGCCCTGACCGAACCCCACGGTGGCTCCGACGCCGCCAACCTGCGCCTCAAAGCAGAGAAGAAGGGCGACGTTTACGTGCTCAACGGCGAAAAAACCTCCATCTCCATGGCCGACCAGGCCGACGTAGCGGTGGTGTTTGCTAGAACCGGAACGGTGGAACAACGCGCCTCCGGCATCAGCGCGTTCCTGGTGCCCATGGACACGCCGGGCATCACCACGACCCGTTTTGAGGACAACGGCCAGCGTGCTATCGGTCGCGGCTCGATTTTCTTCGATAACGTGGAAGTGCCCGCCGTCAACATGATGGGCGACGAGGGTAAAGGCTTCAAACAGGTCATGCAGGGCTTTGATTATAGCCGCGCCCTGATTGGCCTGCAGTGCCTGGCCGTCGCGCAACAATCCCTGGAGGAAGCCTGGCAATGGCTGACCGAGCGAACCGCCTTCGGCCAGAACCTGTCCGCGTTCCAGGGTCTGACTCATCCGCTGGCTGAATACCAGACCTATGTTCATGCTGCGCGCATGCAGTGCTACCACGCACTATGGCTCAAGGACAACAACCAGCCCCATAACGCCGAAGCCGCCATGAATAAATGGTGGGGGCCAAAATTGGCCTTTGATGTGGTGAAACAGTGCCTGCTGGCCCACGGTCATACCGGCTGGGGTGAGGACCTGCCGTTTGCCCAAAGGTTACGGGACGTCCTTGGCCTGCAGATTGGTGACGGTACTGCGCAGATCATGAAAAATATCATTGTGCGCGAATACCTTCCCAGGTGA